One Setaria viridis chromosome 7, Setaria_viridis_v4.0, whole genome shotgun sequence genomic region harbors:
- the LOC117864229 gene encoding dihydroorotase, mitochondrial — protein sequence MQAASTTTTTIRTHTHTNLPSASFLRLPPPRRVSFRASPRMSLRATAMAATSQQQEEQLIITRPDDWHLHVREGSVLEAVLPHSARHFGRAIIMPNLKPPVTTTARALEYREEIMKALPPGSSFEPLMTLYLTDNTSPEEIKLGRKSGVVFAVKLYPAGATTNSQDGVTDIGKCMPVFEEMVRQEMPLLVHGEVTDPHVDTFDREKVFIDRILAPLVQKLPQLKIVMEHITTMDAVNFIESCEEGHVAATVTPQHLLLNRNALFQGGLQPHNYCLPVLKRETHRQAILSAVTSGSRRYFLGTDSAPHDKRNKERYCGCAGIYSAPVALSLYAKVFEEAGALDKLEAFTSFNGPDFYGLPRNTSKIVLKKSAWKVPATYTYSSGEIVPMFTGCTLEWLPSDQTEE from the exons ATGCaggccgcctccaccaccaccaccaccatccgcacgcacacgcacacgaaTCTTCCGTCGGCCTCCTTCCTCCggctgcctcctcctcgccgcgtcAGCTTCCGCGCTTCTCCGCGCATGAGCCTGAGGGCGACTGCCATGGCAGCCACgtcgcagcagcaggaggagcagcTGATCATCACGCGCCCCGACGACTGGCACCTCCACGTCCGTGAAGGCAGCGTCCTCGAGGCTGTGCTGCCACACAG CGCGAGGCATTTTGGGAGGGCCATCATCATGCCCAACTTGAAGCCTCCGGTGACcacgacggcgcgcgcgctggaGTACAGGGAGGAGATCATGAAGGCGCTGCCACCTGGGAGTAGCTTTGAGCCACTCATGACCCTTTACCTCACGGACAACACTAGCCCAGAGGAGATCAAACTCGGAA GAAAGAGTGGTGTAGTCTTTGCTGTGAAGCTGTATCCTGCCGGAGCAACTACCAATTCCCAAGATGGTGTCACTGATATTGGGAAATGCATGCCTGTCTTCGAGGAGATGGTCAGACAGGAAATGCCCTTGCTT GTTCATGGAGAAGTCACGGATCCGCATGTTGACACATTTGACCGTGAGAAGGTTTTCATTGATAGAATATTGGCACCACTTGTACAAAAACTTCCACAGCTGAAAATAGTCATGGAACATATCACAACTATGGATGCAGTGAACTTCATAGAATCATGTGAAGAAG GTCATGTTGCTGCGACAGTGACTCCCCAGCATCTCCTCCTCAACAGGAACGCTTTATTTCAGGGTGGCTTGCAGCCACACAATTACTGCTTGCCAGTACTGAAAAGAGAGACTCATA GACAAGCTATTCTATCTGCTGTAACAAGTGGGAGTAGACGGTACTTTCTTGGCACTGACAGTGCTCCCCATGATAAACGGAACAAAGAACGTTACTGTGGATGTGCAGGAATATACAGTGCTCCTGTTGCCTTGTCCCTTTACGCGAAGGTATTTGAAGAG GCTGGTGCCCTAGATAAGTTAGAAGCATTTACGAGCTTCAATGGCCCTGATTTTTATGGCCTCCCAAGGAACACTTCAAAGATTGTCCTGAAAAAGAGTGCCTGGAAGGTTCCTGCAACCTATACATACAGTTCAGGGGAGATTGTGCCCATGTTTACCGGCTGCACCCTTGAATGGCTTCCATCTGATCAGACCGAAGAATAA
- the LOC117864230 gene encoding uncharacterized protein C227.17c yields the protein MTSSMPQRRPDCIKCFDALWFCYSPFHQMQNYYRYGEFDNCFGKWGDLVDCLALKTKRAAEAEEILIAREKAKPHIWTFRTVDEASENWWRMYKHLVLMSPPLPGAAQPPPKSDKS from the coding sequence ATGACCAGCAGCATGCCGCAGCGGCGTCCGGACTGCATAAAGTGCTTTGATGCTCTGTGGTTTTGCTACTCGCCATTCCACCAGATGCAGAACTACTACCGGTATGGGGAGTTTGACAACTGCTTTGGCAAGTGGGGTGACCTTGTGGACTGCCTCGCTCTCAAGACGAAGCGGGCTGCAGAGGCGGAGGAGATCCTCATCGCGCGGGAGAAGGCCAAGCCACACATCTGGACCTTCCGGACAGTCGATGAAGCGTCAGAGAACTGGTGGAGGATGTATAAGCATCTTGTGTTGATGTCACCACCACTGCCAGGTGCTGCGCAGCCTCCTCCCAAGTCTGATAAATCTTGA